Genomic segment of Methanolobus mangrovi:
TAGCTAAAAAATATATTAGGGATTGCAGTCACACAAGCTGAAGATTCAGGCTGGCTGTACGACCATTCGGTGGTACGATATGGACTTGATTGAAAATAACTGAAGCTAAAAACGATAAAGATACACGAACGCTAACAAACCTGTCCCACATTACTCCCACACACACACGCGTCAGGTTTGTTACGTTCAGGCTTTAGTCATCACGCTTATCTAAATATAAGATGGAGTATGAGCGACAGGGGAAATTTGTTCCTTTGAGGAACAGGGTTATTGTCATTACATTTTCCCCTTTACTTTTATCTGGATTTATTGCATTTTTCTTTTTATTTTGCTGAATATGGAAATTCGATCAAGAATGAGATCATAGAATAATCACAATTTTATTCAGAAGAATGAACCAAGAACGACAAATAGTACTAAACTTGCTGTCAGGTTTGCTATGATCGAAGCCTCAAGTCCCTTTTTCCAGTATAGCCATCCAAATACGATTCCGGCTATTCCGTTCAATAAGATAATACCCATAATATGCATTCGTTCCATATCCATTGATGAGGATGATGCCAGATACCCAAGACCATAGATCAGGCTGACTATAAATATTGCTAACCAGACACCTACGTTTGTGGGCCTGTTATCTGACGTCTTTTTTATTTTCCATGATATCCAGACAAGAAGTGTCATCAGGAAAAATCTCAATACTATTTCTTCCACAATACCTGCATAGAATGAATACATGACCCGTTCCCATAAAGGTGGAGCCATTAAGCGGGTTATCAAAGGTTCGGTGAACATTGAAAAAACGAACCAGTCCAGAATAAAGATGACGGTGCCTAAAAGAGCACCAAGTAACAAGGATAATTTCATAGTAGGTGCAAAGCTTTCAGGCAGACCGTTGCCTTCTAACAGAGATTTTAGAATGGGAACTTCCAGCCCGACTTTATTACCAAGGTATAATCCTGTAAAAATGGATACTAAAAAAAGTATTGTAGCCTGGGCAAACTGGGTTGCCAGGACTATGGGCAATGAAACACCAAAATCATATATCGCATCACCTGCTATCGAAATAGAATAGGGCAGAGCTAAAAACAGGGTGAACTCAGCTACCACGAACAATAGCCAGTAAACATTCCAATCTACAATATCCCTGAGTTTCATCCCTGCTATTCCTTTTTCAATCTACTGTAAAAATAGCTTACATTGACTCTTTTGATGCCTTTGTGAAATACTCGATAGCCTGTGCCAGTTCTTCATGGTCCTTAGCATATTCTGCAATGTCAATGTTCTTAAGATAAGCATCGCATGCCTGTACCAGAGCCATTGCACCTGCACGGGTTCCACCGGGATGAGCGTGGACACCGGAACCCATTGTTGTTATGAAATCCACATTCTCCATTACATCAATAAAAGGTTTCAATCTTATAGGATTCAGTCCTCCTGAAACTATAGGACAGCATTTCTTCATACCCCTCCAGCTGTCGTCCTCAAGGATAACATGGTGTGCCAGATCCTCATTCACAAGACCTATTGCATCCTTATCTGTTTCCGGTATCTTTGTCCAGCTTTGCTTGAAGAAATGACCATTTGAACTGAGATACTGGATACCATGTGCAGCAACAACATCCTCTTCAGGGGTCCCTTTCATCTTACCGACACCGGCAGTTCCCGTATGGATTCCTGAAGCACCGGCAAGCCTTGCGAATTTGGATAAAACCAATACTGAGAATCCCAGTGGGTTTTCCGGTCTGGTAAAAGCTCCATGGGCTGCCCTGTGGAAGTGAATGAAAACATCCGGGTATCTTCGCCTGAGCGTTTGCACAGCCATCCATCCGGCAGTTATTCCGTCAATGAGAAATGCATAACTTCCAGGTTCAAACCCTGCATTGATTATCATTTCACATCTTTCGATCATGGTGTCAAAATCAGCAGCTGAAACATTGAAAGAGTGAACCTTTTTCTCTCCGGTTTCTTTGACCGCCTTATCCATGGCCTCTTTTACGTGTTTTACCATCTTGTCATATGGACAGAAATCCTGGTTAGCCTGAGGCTCGTCATTCTTGACAAAATCCCCACCTCCTGCCCAGAAATCATAACATACTTCTGCATATTCTGCTGAAGTAAGTCCCATCTTAGGCTTTATGATAGTTCCAAGGATGGGCCTGTCATACACATTCAGGTATTTCCTCATATCATCAACAGTGTAGCTAGGACCGTCATACTGCTCAAGCATCGATGGCGGGAACCAGACATCCAGCAGTTTCAATGCTGCCACTTCCTTCATTCCAAGGATGTTTCCTACAATATATGTAAGGATGTTCTGGACATTGCCTCCCCTGTCAAAAAGTCTCCATGGATAGGCTATCCATATAAGTTCTCTTTCCAGGTCAAGTTGGTAGACCAATGCATTCATTGTTCTGGAAAAAGGAGTTTCCGTGGTTACTTTAAAATTAGTACCTGTAGAGGATTCAGCAGCAACCTCAGCGGCAGCCTGCAAAACATTGAACTTACCTCCGGGCACCATGTGAAATACACTAAGGAGATATTCTCCGTTTGTCGGGTCTGGTAACTCCAGGTTTACATACGCTTCCTGTTTGGAGTTAAGGGACTTGATCAGATCATCATGAATTGAACTCATGTAATAAAAAAAGTCTGCAATGTATTTTAGTTTTTGGCAGGGATAAGCAGGAACAACGTACAACAACATGTACTGATTTTCTGTGTTTTTTTACATCTTACAAAAGAATTTAACCTATTGAAGAGTATTTCATTTTATGGATGGGGATGTCAGCTGGTATCGTGCTACTGCAGAGGAAACTTTCAGTCTTCTGGAAACAAGTAAAGAAGGACTCAGTAAGGATGAAGCTTCTTTTCGCCTATCAAAACATGGGTACAATGAAGTTGAAACAAGGAAAAAGCATGGACCTGTCTATCTATTTCTAAAACAGTTTGCTAATCCTCTTATCTATGTGCTGATAGCAGCAGCCATTGTAACTCTGATACTGGAAGAATATGCAGATTCCGCTGTAATAACAGGTGTTGTTTTTGCGAATGCTATCATTGGTTTTATACAGGAACGTAAGGCGGAACATGCCCTTGAGTCACTAGCGAAGATGATGCAACCCGAAGCCATTGTATTAAGAGAGGGATTGCGAAAACAAATATCCAGCAGAGAACTGGTTGTCGGTGATGTGGTGCTTCTTGAAGCCGGTTCCAGAATACCTGCTGATCTGCGTTTGTTCCAGACCAAGAACCTTCGCATAGATGAATCAGCCCTTACCGGTGAATCTGTAGCTGCTGAAAAGAATACTATTCCAATTCCCGGTGAAGACATAGCTCTTGGTGACCAGAAAAACATGGCATTTTCTGCCACACTCATCACACAGGGTATTGGCATGGGAATAGTTGTGTCAACAGGTACAAGTACTGAAATAGGAAAAATATCGGAACTCATTAGGGAATCCGGGGCTATTTCCACTCCCCTTACACGCACCGTTAATAGCCTTGGAAAAAAGCTATTCATTGTAATCACTTTTGTTTCGATCTTCACTTATATTGTGGGCAGATTGCAGGGTTTTGATAATCTGGAAATTTTCCTGGCATCTGTAAGTATGGCCGTTGCAGCCATACCCGAAGGACTGCCAGCTCTTATCACCATATCGCTTGCCATAGGTGTCAAGGCAATGGCCTCAAAGAATGCCATTATAAGGAACCTGCCTTCTGTGGAAACCCTTGGCTCAGCAACGGTCATCTGTTCAGATAAGACGGGCACACTCACTATGAACCAGATGACAGTTACCTCTGTCTACACCCTGGAAGGCCTGTTTGATGTCACAGGTGATGGTTATTCCACTGAAGGTGAGTTCTTCCGGGATAAAATGCGTGTTAACGCCCAGGATTACCAGTCCCTGCTTGATACGCTTAAAGCAGGAGCTCTGTGCAATGATGCTTACATAAAAGAGGAGGGAGGAATAAACGGCGACCCCACCGAAGGTGCTTTGCTCGTATCAGCGATGAAAGTAACCGGTTTCCATCTACCCAGACTGGATTCTTTGCCCTTTGAGTCTGAAAAAAGATTCATGGCTACTCTCCATGAGGACGAAAGTGGTTCAAATGTTGTATATGTAAAAGGCTCTCCTGAGAAAATAATCAACATGTGCCATTCACAATATGACGGACAGAAAGACACCGAACTTGAAGCAGGAAAAATACTTGAAGCCGCTTCCGCAATGGCATCAAGTGGTCTGCGTGTTATCGCAATGGCATACAAACACGTAGACAAATACAAAAAAGAACTGTCCGTGGAAGATATCAATGACCTCACATTCCTCGGGTTACAGGGCATGATGGACCCTCCCCGGGATGAGGTAAAGGAGGCCATAAAGAAGTGCAATACTGCTGGTATCAGGGTGATAATGATCACAGGAGACCATGTACTTACAGCTAATAGTATTGCCGGACAACTTGGCATTACTACAAAAGGAGCCCTGTCAGGATCCGACCTTGACAGCATGTCAGATGAACACCTGTTGGAAAATCTAAAATATATATCCGTTTTTGCTCGCACATCTCCTGAGGATAAATCCAGAATTGTACGCCTGTTGCAGGAGAGGGGAGAAGTAATAGCAGTAACAGGGGAC
This window contains:
- a CDS encoding CPBP family intramembrane glutamic endopeptidase, whose protein sequence is MKLRDIVDWNVYWLLFVVAEFTLFLALPYSISIAGDAIYDFGVSLPIVLATQFAQATILFLVSIFTGLYLGNKVGLEVPILKSLLEGNGLPESFAPTMKLSLLLGALLGTVIFILDWFVFSMFTEPLITRLMAPPLWERVMYSFYAGIVEEIVLRFFLMTLLVWISWKIKKTSDNRPTNVGVWLAIFIVSLIYGLGYLASSSSMDMERMHIMGIILLNGIAGIVFGWLYWKKGLEASIIANLTASLVLFVVLGSFF
- a CDS encoding ribulose-bisphosphate carboxylase, which gives rise to MSSIHDDLIKSLNSKQEAYVNLELPDPTNGEYLLSVFHMVPGGKFNVLQAAAEVAAESSTGTNFKVTTETPFSRTMNALVYQLDLERELIWIAYPWRLFDRGGNVQNILTYIVGNILGMKEVAALKLLDVWFPPSMLEQYDGPSYTVDDMRKYLNVYDRPILGTIIKPKMGLTSAEYAEVCYDFWAGGGDFVKNDEPQANQDFCPYDKMVKHVKEAMDKAVKETGEKKVHSFNVSAADFDTMIERCEMIINAGFEPGSYAFLIDGITAGWMAVQTLRRRYPDVFIHFHRAAHGAFTRPENPLGFSVLVLSKFARLAGASGIHTGTAGVGKMKGTPEEDVVAAHGIQYLSSNGHFFKQSWTKIPETDKDAIGLVNEDLAHHVILEDDSWRGMKKCCPIVSGGLNPIRLKPFIDVMENVDFITTMGSGVHAHPGGTRAGAMALVQACDAYLKNIDIAEYAKDHEELAQAIEYFTKASKESM
- a CDS encoding cation-translocating P-type ATPase; translated protein: MDGDVSWYRATAEETFSLLETSKEGLSKDEASFRLSKHGYNEVETRKKHGPVYLFLKQFANPLIYVLIAAAIVTLILEEYADSAVITGVVFANAIIGFIQERKAEHALESLAKMMQPEAIVLREGLRKQISSRELVVGDVVLLEAGSRIPADLRLFQTKNLRIDESALTGESVAAEKNTIPIPGEDIALGDQKNMAFSATLITQGIGMGIVVSTGTSTEIGKISELIRESGAISTPLTRTVNSLGKKLFIVITFVSIFTYIVGRLQGFDNLEIFLASVSMAVAAIPEGLPALITISLAIGVKAMASKNAIIRNLPSVETLGSATVICSDKTGTLTMNQMTVTSVYTLEGLFDVTGDGYSTEGEFFRDKMRVNAQDYQSLLDTLKAGALCNDAYIKEEGGINGDPTEGALLVSAMKVTGFHLPRLDSLPFESEKRFMATLHEDESGSNVVYVKGSPEKIINMCHSQYDGQKDTELEAGKILEAASAMASSGLRVIAMAYKHVDKYKKELSVEDINDLTFLGLQGMMDPPRDEVKEAIKKCNTAGIRVIMITGDHVLTANSIAGQLGITTKGALSGSDLDSMSDEHLLENLKYISVFARTSPEDKSRIVRLLQERGEVIAVTGDGINDAPALKRADIGIAMGRSGTEVAKEASDMVLTDDNFASIVNAIEEGRDVYDKIQKVILWTLPTNAAEGLAILAAVLLGITNPPLLPIHILWINTVTAIGLGVPIVFEPKEDNLLKRHPRSPDEPLLLPIIKRRIVTVALLMVAASFLLYFLEINSRGMNISKAQTIVLNTIVFFEIFYLFNSKSIYENVLGRLFSNRIMLGGVALVLLLQLSITYSPLMNDVLRTAPLEILDWMIIILVSSTVFFVIEAEKLVYKRVQKKRGY